A single genomic interval of Xiphophorus couchianus chromosome 2, X_couchianus-1.0, whole genome shotgun sequence harbors:
- the LOC114153276 gene encoding myosin-3-like, which produces METQTKEFFEEETRCQNDEQQNEQNQDAWIQGKDTQSGNSFEEEINRLKTLLDAERARFNEEHQRANDLEKELHDAKLKIEKREFNENDVVECSEAKKGSNASDDIRYSELLMENKALQHQLRSSQDKEALLQREMEESTALYQEVLAKLQNDIVNLSEQVVTLQEELEMERTSNCKTNTNKKFFKILKDENTAQSTELKKAMALLRKTSAEKERHLQEELKKMNDSHQELNTNYQTSVRQAESFRKKLSDNEVAHAEVVKMNQTLIAVLEAEKEALHQQLCQQQKELEQVKDINLEMVQKYENDILGLKEEIETMEQEHRDERYRHAEVEIRNGKRAKFLHAEKNMLQKELDEVKRRLFLNEVKYKEELEASTAEIEHQIARNHKLSEDLKQNAEAKAAVPVKKPFLKKLRHALGLRKPEKWKRKQAAEENV; this is translated from the coding sequence atggagACTCAGACAAAGGAATTCTTCGAAGAGGAAACTCGTTGCCAGAATGATGAACAGCAGAACGAGCAAAATCAGGACGCCTGGATTCAAGGCAAAGATACCCAGAGCGGTAATTCTTTTGAGGAGGAAATTAACAGGCTAAAGACTCTGTTGGATGCAGAAAGAGCCAGATTCAACGAGGAACACCAAAGAGCAAACGACTTGGAAAAAGAACTGCATGACGCGAAACTCAAGATAGAAAAACGCGAGTTTAATGAAAACGACGTGGTCGAATGCAGTGAGGCAAAAAAAGGATCCAATGCCAGTGACGACATCCGGTACTCTGAGCTCCTCATGGAAAATAAAGCCCTTCAACATCAGCTAAGATCTTCCCAAGATAAAGAGGCACTTTTAcagagagagatggaggaaaGTACGGCCTTATACCAAGAAGTCCTGGCTAAGCTTCAAAATGATATTGTTAATCTGTCAGAGCAGGTGGTGACGTTGCAGGAAGAGCTGGAAATGGAAAGAACATCTAActgtaaaacaaatacaaacaagaaGTTTTTTAAGATCCTGAAAGATGAAAACACAGCTCAGAGTACAGAACTGAAAAAGGCCATGGCACTGCTGAGAAAGACGTCTGCAGAGAAGGAGAGGCATCTTCAGGAAGAGCTGAAGAAGATGAACGACTCACACCAGGAACTTAACACCAATTATCAAACTTCTGTACGGCAAGCGGAGTCATTCAGGAAGAAGCTAAGCGACAATGAAGTTGCTCATGCTGAAGTAGTGAAGATGAATCAGACACTAATTGCGGTTCTAGAAGCTGAGAAGGAGGCTCTTCACCAACAACTTTGTCAACAACAGAAAGAGCTTGAGCAAGTCAAAGACATAAATCTGGAAATGGTTCAGAAGTATGAAAACGACATTTTAGGACTTAAAGAAGAAATAGAAACAATGGAGCAGGAGCACAGGGATGAGAGATATCGTCATGCTGAGGTTGAAATACGGAATGGTAAGAGAGCCAAATTCCTCCATGCTGAAAAGAACATGCTACAGAAAGAACTGGATGAAGTGAAACGCAGGTTGTTTTTGAATgaagtaaaatataaagaagAGCTGGAGGCATCAACAGCTGAAATTGAACACCAAATTGCACGCAACCATAAGCTGTCGGAGGACCTAAAACAGAATGCCGAAGCAAAGGCTGCCGTCCCGGTGAAGAAgccatttttgaaaaagcttCGCCATGCTCTGGGTTTGAGGAAACCCGAAAAATGGAAGAGAAAGCAGgctgctgaagaaaatgtttaa